A genomic region of Ammospiza nelsoni isolate bAmmNel1 chromosome 3, bAmmNel1.pri, whole genome shotgun sequence contains the following coding sequences:
- the TAF1A gene encoding TATA box-binding protein-associated factor RNA polymerase I subunit A isoform X2, translating into MIWRIGTEILWRHSQSRMKEFNCFMEQMKTLGVKRYLKVCLEHVFHLLCNGQIDEAYQNLSLAESWRFGEQTAIQDKEIKLIQAYRGLLDYCSWSKQKKILLEHGEGGFADLAVEQEMHSYFRKAAVNLKEIIKIPGVWDVFVKCYVDLLEFYGEHNEARQVLNEYAYNSKFPANPNAHVYLYQFLKRQGESKKSLISALKILHDNVPSHELMIDFNTMLQKSKKRKKRQLGLEVIFAALDYAGWKENATAWSCLARQVKQIVITEKHLDWIKQEWNSRKDWWPDFHFSHYLAKRNWQENKSLSHEKALVAGILLGKDCKYFKYVSHQGFKAQLKRFQMLKKFVTRHNPVYLRISGPPDCSVQP; encoded by the exons ATGATTTGGAGAATAGGAACTGAAATTTTGTGGCGTCATTCCCAAAGCAGGATGAAAGAGTTCAACTGTTTCATGGAACAGATGAAAACTTTAGGAGTAAAAAGGTACTTGAAG GTCTGCTTGGAGCATGTCTTCCATCTCCTCTGTAATGGGCAAATAGATGAAGCCTACCAGAACCTGTCCCTGGCAGAAAGCTGGAGGTTTGGAGAGCAAACAGCCATTCAGGATAAGGAAATTAAGCTGATTCAGGCTTACAGGGGACTCTTGGACTACTGTAGCTGGTCTAAGCAGAAGAAAATCCTGTTAGAACATG GTGAGGGTGGATTTGCAGACTTGGCTGTTGAGCAGGAAATGCACAGTTACTTCCGGAAGGCAGCAGTGAACTTGAAGGAGATTATTAAAATACCTGGAGTCTGGGATGTCTTTGTGAAATGCTATGTGGAT TTGCTGGAGTTCTATGGAGAGCACAATGAGGCCCGACAAGTGTTAAATGAATATGCCTACAACTCAAAGTTCCCTGCTAACCCCAATGCCCATGTCTACCTCTATCAGTTCCTCAAGAGGCAGGGTGAATCAAAGAAATCCCTCATATCTGCACTGAAG ATCTTGCATGATAATGTTCCTTCTCATGAACTAATGATAGATTTTAATACCATGCTTCAAAAATCAA agaaaagaaaaaagcgtCAACTGGGCCTAGAAGTTATTTTTGCAGCCTTGGATTATGCTGGCTGGAAAGAAAATGCAACAGCATGGAGCTGTTTGGCAAGACAGGTGAAACAAATTGTAAT CACCGAGAAGCATCTTGACTGGATCAAGCAAGAGTGGAACTCCAGGAAGGACTGGTGGCCTGACTTCCATTTTAGCCATTACTTGGCAAAAAGGAAttggcaggaaaataaaagcctttCACATGAAAAAGCTCTGGTGGCTGGAATCCTACTGGGAAAGg aTTGCAAATACTTCAAATATGTATCACACCAAGGCTTCAAAGCTCAGCTGAAAAGGTTTCAGATGCTGAAGAAGTTTGTGACTAGGCACAATCCTGTCTACCTGAGAATATCTGGTCCTCCAGATTGCTCTGTTCAGCCTTGA
- the TAF1A gene encoding TATA box-binding protein-associated factor RNA polymerase I subunit A isoform X1 translates to MDSFLEDYEEAPAVVVEGKRRRRKRSPATQAALHPLLHLPFLPPQPVSSNEHKLNFKKSKEACLSYIQDALLQKQWKRAAEFLTCYVESLEKDYSREHIGPSEMIWRIGTEILWRHSQSRMKEFNCFMEQMKTLGVKRYLKVCLEHVFHLLCNGQIDEAYQNLSLAESWRFGEQTAIQDKEIKLIQAYRGLLDYCSWSKQKKILLEHGEGGFADLAVEQEMHSYFRKAAVNLKEIIKIPGVWDVFVKCYVDLLEFYGEHNEARQVLNEYAYNSKFPANPNAHVYLYQFLKRQGESKKSLISALKILHDNVPSHELMIDFNTMLQKSKKRKKRQLGLEVIFAALDYAGWKENATAWSCLARQVKQIVITEKHLDWIKQEWNSRKDWWPDFHFSHYLAKRNWQENKSLSHEKALVAGILLGKDCKYFKYVSHQGFKAQLKRFQMLKKFVTRHNPVYLRISGPPDCSVQP, encoded by the exons ATGGACAGCTTCCTGGAGGATTATGAGGAGGCGCCGGCGGTGGTAgtggaggggaagagaaggaggaggaagaggagcccCGCCACTCAGGCGGCCTTGCATCCGCTCCTGCACCTGCCCTTCCTGCCGCCGCAGCCGG TATCTTCCAATGAACACAAGTTAAACTTCAAGAAGAGCAAGGAAGCATGTTTAAGTTACATTCAGGATGCCTTGCTCCAAAAGCAGTGGAAAAGGGCTGCAGAGTTCCTGACCTGCTATGTTGAGTCACTAGAGAAGGACTATTCCAGAGAACACATAGGTCCATCAGAG ATGATTTGGAGAATAGGAACTGAAATTTTGTGGCGTCATTCCCAAAGCAGGATGAAAGAGTTCAACTGTTTCATGGAACAGATGAAAACTTTAGGAGTAAAAAGGTACTTGAAG GTCTGCTTGGAGCATGTCTTCCATCTCCTCTGTAATGGGCAAATAGATGAAGCCTACCAGAACCTGTCCCTGGCAGAAAGCTGGAGGTTTGGAGAGCAAACAGCCATTCAGGATAAGGAAATTAAGCTGATTCAGGCTTACAGGGGACTCTTGGACTACTGTAGCTGGTCTAAGCAGAAGAAAATCCTGTTAGAACATG GTGAGGGTGGATTTGCAGACTTGGCTGTTGAGCAGGAAATGCACAGTTACTTCCGGAAGGCAGCAGTGAACTTGAAGGAGATTATTAAAATACCTGGAGTCTGGGATGTCTTTGTGAAATGCTATGTGGAT TTGCTGGAGTTCTATGGAGAGCACAATGAGGCCCGACAAGTGTTAAATGAATATGCCTACAACTCAAAGTTCCCTGCTAACCCCAATGCCCATGTCTACCTCTATCAGTTCCTCAAGAGGCAGGGTGAATCAAAGAAATCCCTCATATCTGCACTGAAG ATCTTGCATGATAATGTTCCTTCTCATGAACTAATGATAGATTTTAATACCATGCTTCAAAAATCAA agaaaagaaaaaagcgtCAACTGGGCCTAGAAGTTATTTTTGCAGCCTTGGATTATGCTGGCTGGAAAGAAAATGCAACAGCATGGAGCTGTTTGGCAAGACAGGTGAAACAAATTGTAAT CACCGAGAAGCATCTTGACTGGATCAAGCAAGAGTGGAACTCCAGGAAGGACTGGTGGCCTGACTTCCATTTTAGCCATTACTTGGCAAAAAGGAAttggcaggaaaataaaagcctttCACATGAAAAAGCTCTGGTGGCTGGAATCCTACTGGGAAAGg aTTGCAAATACTTCAAATATGTATCACACCAAGGCTTCAAAGCTCAGCTGAAAAGGTTTCAGATGCTGAAGAAGTTTGTGACTAGGCACAATCCTGTCTACCTGAGAATATCTGGTCCTCCAGATTGCTCTGTTCAGCCTTGA